Proteins from a genomic interval of Acinonyx jubatus isolate Ajub_Pintada_27869175 chromosome B4, VMU_Ajub_asm_v1.0, whole genome shotgun sequence:
- the CARD10 gene encoding caspase recruitment domain-containing protein 10 isoform X1, producing MWGGPGSPGGRGDGGGARGAADAARLRRRSRRPSAEPGARGGGGGGVRDPEDAAMPGGAEAGEAEDEAGAGSGSEAEEDALWERIEGVRHRLTRALNPAKLTPYLRQCRVIDEQDEEEVLSTYRFPCRVNRTGRLMDILRCRGKRGYEAFLEALEFYYPEHFTLLTGQEPAQRCSMILDEEGPEGLTQFLMTEVRRLREARKSQLQREQQLQARGRMLEEERAGLEQRLREQQQAQERCQRLREDWEAGSLELLRLKDENYMIAMRLAQLSEEKNSAVLRSRDLQLAVDQLKLKVSRLEEECTLLRRARGPLPGSEDKEKDKEPDGVDLVSELRAENQRLTASLQELQEGLPQEASRLGAPGSERILLDILEHDWREAQDSRQELCQKLHAVQGELQWAEELRDKYLQEMEDLRLKHRALQKDCDLYKHRMATVLAQLEEVEKERDQAIQSRDRIQLQYSQSLIEKDQYRKQVRGLEAERDELLTALTSLEGAKALLEAQLQRVQGGSCLKACASSHSLCSNLSSTWSLSEFPPLLGGPEAAGEAAVMGGSEPHTSEEATDSEKEINRLSILPFPPSAGSILRRQREEDPAPPKRSFSSMSDITGSVTLKPWSPGLSSSSSSDSVWPFGKSDGLLARGCGLDLLNRSLAIRVSCRSPPGGPEPQDKGPDGLSFLGDSWSGAVVRRVLSGPGSARGEPREPRAEAAGLEGAGLEGEAQQRTLLWSQASTLPFLMDFKACQSFHEALDAWTKGLSTEPFYIRANLTLPERADPHALCVKAQEILRLVDPAYKRRQEWFCTRVDPLTLRDLDRGTVPNYQRAQQLLEVQEKGLFSSRHRGPRSNLKKRALDQLRLVKPKHVGGSTGDCPEQLLMEPCSEPERSLKPYSLVRPLLVSALRPVVLLPECLAPRLIRNLLDLPSSRLDFQVCPAESLSGEEQCSSSAPGAPKAQPAAPGLGSRIRTIQESVGKKHCLLELGAQGVRELVQNEIYPIVIHVEVTEKNVRDVRGLLGRPGTRDSELLRQCRSSEQALWELPCSWVRVPAHAWGHSEELAKVVRGRILQEQARLVWVEQGSGSSICGSSEA from the exons ATGTGGGGGGGCCCGGGCAGCCCCGGCGGCCgcggggacgggggcggggcccggggcgccGCGGACGCCGCCCGCCTGCGCCGGCGGAGCCGCCGCCCGAGCGCGGAGCCGGGAgcccgaggcggcggcggcggcggcgtgcGGG ACCCCGAGGACGCGGCCATGCCGGGCGGGGCCGAGGCTGGCGAGGCGGAGGACGAGGCCGGGGCCGGCTCGGGGTCCGAGGCGGAGGAGGACGCTCTGTGGGAGCGGATCGAGGGCGTCCGGCACCGGCTGACCCGCGCCCTCAACCCGGCCAAGCTGACGCCGTATCTGCGCCAGTGCCGGGTCATCGACGAGCAGGACGAGGAGGAGGTGCTGAGCACCTACCGCTTCCCGTGCCGCGTCAACCGCACCG GGCGCCTGATGGACATCTTGCGCTGCCGCGGCAAGAGGGGATATGAGGCCTTTCTGGAAGCCTTGGAGTTCTACTACCCCGAGCACTTCACGCTGCTCACGGGCCAGGAACCTGCCCAGCGCTGCTCCATGATCCTCG ATGAGGAGGGGCCCGAGGGCCTGACCCAGTTCCTGATGACGGAGGTGCGACGGCTGCGGGAGGCTCGCAAGAGCCAGCTGCAGCGGGAACAGCAACTGCAGGCTCGCGGTCGGATGCTGGAGGAGGAGCGGGCCGGACTGGAGCAGCGGCTGCGGGAGCAACAGCAGGCACAGGAACGCTGCCAGCGGCTGCGGGAGGACTGGGAGGCGGGCAGCCTGGAGCTGCTGCGGCTCAAGGACGAGAACTACATGATCGCCATGCGCCTGGCACAGCTCAGCGAGGAGAAGAACTCAGCCGTGCTGCGCAGCCGGGACTTGCAGCTGGCG GTGGATCAGCTCAAGCTCAAGGTGAGCCGGCTGGAGGAGGAGTGCACCCTATTGCGGAGGGCCAGGGGGCCGCTCCCCGGGTCCGAGGACAAGGAGAAGGACAAGGAGCCAGACGGCGTGGACCTGGTCTCGGAGCTGCGCGCAGAGAACCAGCGACTGACGGCGTCGCTCCAGGAGCTCCAGGAGGGTCTGCCGCAG GAGGCCAGCAGGCTGGGGGCCCCAGGCTCGGAGCGCATCCTCCTAGACATCCTGGAACATGACTGGCGGGAGGCACAGGACAGCAGGCAGGAGCTGTGTCAGAAGCTGCACGCCGTACAGGGGGAGCTGCAGTGGGCCGAGGAGCTGCGGGACAAG TACTTGCAGGAGATGGAGGACCTGAGGCTGAAGCACCGCGCGCTGCAGAAGGACTGTGATCTGTACAAGCACCGCATGGCCACTGTCCTGGCCCagctggaggaggtggagaaggagcgCGACCAG GCCATCCAGAGCCGTGACCGGATCCAGCTGCAGTACTCACAGAGCCTCATCGAGAAGGACCAGTACCGCAAGCAGGTGCGGGGCCTGGAGGCCGAGCGCGACGAGCTGCTGACCGCGCTCACCAGCCTGGAGGGTGCCAAGGCCCTGCTGGAGGCGCAGCTGCAGCGGGTCCAGGGGGGCTCCTGCCTCAAG GCTTGTGCCTCTTCCCATTCCCTGTGCTCCAACCTGAGCAGTACCTGGAGCCTCAGCGAGTTCCCCCCGCTGCTGGGAGGCCCGGAAGCAGCTGGGGAAGCAGCCGTCATGGGGGGATCTGAGCCCCACACCTCG GAGGAGGCCACAGATAGCGAGAAGGAGATCAATCGGCTCTCcatcctgcccttccccccgaGTGCTGGTTCCATCCTCCGCCGGCAGCGTGAGGAGGACCCCGCACCCCCTAAGAG gtccTTCAGCAGTATGTCGGACATCACAG GGAGTGTGACGCTTAAGCCCTGGTCTCCTGGTCTCTCCTCGTCCTCGTCCTCTGATAGCGTGTGGCCTTTTGGGAAGTCGGATGGCCTCCTGGCCAGAGGCTGTGGTCTGGATCTCCTCAACAG gTCTCTGGCCATCCGAGTGTCTTGCCGGAGCCCCCCGGGGGGGCCTGAGCCCCAGGACAAGGGCCCAGACGGCCTGTCATTCCTTGGGGACAGCTGGTCTGGGGCCGTGGTGCGGAGGGTGCTCTCTGGGCCAGGGTCTGCCAGGGGGGAGCCGAGAGag CCAAGGGCAGAGGCTGCTGGCCTGGAGGGGGCAGGCCTGGAAGGTGAGGCCCAGCAGAGAACCCTGCTCTGGAGCCAGGCGTCCACACTCCCCTTCCTGATGGACTTCAAGG CCTGTCAGTCCTTCCACGAGGCCCTAGATGCCTGGACAAAGGGGCTGAGCACTGAGCCCTTCTATATTCGAGCCAACCTCACCCTGCCCGAGCGTGCAGACCCTCATGCCCTGTGTGTGAAAGCCCAGGAGATCCTGCGGCTGGTGGACCCGGCATACAAGCGGCGGCAGGAGTGGTTCTGCACACGGGTCGACCCCCTTACGCTGCGGGACCTGGACCGGGGCACTGTGCCCAATTACCAGAG AGCCCAGCAGCTCCTAGAAGTTCAGGAGAAAGGGCTGTTCTCCAGCCGGCACCGAGGGCCCCGAAGTAAT CTGAAGAAGCGAGCCCTGGACCAACTCCGGCTGGTGAAGCCCAAGCACGTGGGAGGTTCTACCGGAGATTGTCCGGAGCAGCTGCTGATGGAACCCTGCTCAG AGCCAGAGCGGAGCCTCAAACCCTACAGCCTGGTGCGGCCGCTGCTGGTGTCCGCCCTGCGGCCTGTGGTGCTCTTGCCTGAGTGCCTGGCACCCCGGCTCATCCGCAACCTGCTAGACCTGCCCAGCTCCCGGCTGGACTTCCAAGTGTGCCCCGCGG AAAGCCTCTCTGGGGAGGAACAGTGCTCGTCCTCAGCACCGGGAGCCCCCAAGGCCCAGCCTGCCGCCCCTGGGCTGGGCAGCAGGATCCGCACCATCCAGGAGTCTGTCGGGAAG AAGCACTGCCTGTTGGAGCTGGGCGCACAGGGCGTGCGGGAGCTGGTCCAGAACGAGATCTACCCCATTGTCATCCACGTGGAGGTGACGGAGAAGAACGTCCGGGACGTCAG GGGTCTGCTGGGCCGGCCGGGCACCCGGGACTCGGAGCTGCTTCGGCAGTGCCGCAGCTCGGAGCAGGCGCTCTGGGAGCTGCCCTGCTCCTGGGTGCGGGTGCCGGCCCACGCGTGGGGCCACTCGGAGGAGCTAGCCAAGGTCGTGCGCGGCCGCATCCTGCAGGAGCAGGCCCGCCTCGTGTGGGTGGAGCAGGGCAGCGGCAGCAGCATCTGCGGGAGCAGCGAGGCCTGA
- the CARD10 gene encoding caspase recruitment domain-containing protein 10 isoform X2: protein MPGGAEAGEAEDEAGAGSGSEAEEDALWERIEGVRHRLTRALNPAKLTPYLRQCRVIDEQDEEEVLSTYRFPCRVNRTGRLMDILRCRGKRGYEAFLEALEFYYPEHFTLLTGQEPAQRCSMILDEEGPEGLTQFLMTEVRRLREARKSQLQREQQLQARGRMLEEERAGLEQRLREQQQAQERCQRLREDWEAGSLELLRLKDENYMIAMRLAQLSEEKNSAVLRSRDLQLAVDQLKLKVSRLEEECTLLRRARGPLPGSEDKEKDKEPDGVDLVSELRAENQRLTASLQELQEGLPQEASRLGAPGSERILLDILEHDWREAQDSRQELCQKLHAVQGELQWAEELRDKYLQEMEDLRLKHRALQKDCDLYKHRMATVLAQLEEVEKERDQAIQSRDRIQLQYSQSLIEKDQYRKQVRGLEAERDELLTALTSLEGAKALLEAQLQRVQGGSCLKACASSHSLCSNLSSTWSLSEFPPLLGGPEAAGEAAVMGGSEPHTSEEATDSEKEINRLSILPFPPSAGSILRRQREEDPAPPKRSFSSMSDITGSVTLKPWSPGLSSSSSSDSVWPFGKSDGLLARGCGLDLLNRSLAIRVSCRSPPGGPEPQDKGPDGLSFLGDSWSGAVVRRVLSGPGSARGEPREPRAEAAGLEGAGLEGEAQQRTLLWSQASTLPFLMDFKACQSFHEALDAWTKGLSTEPFYIRANLTLPERADPHALCVKAQEILRLVDPAYKRRQEWFCTRVDPLTLRDLDRGTVPNYQRAQQLLEVQEKGLFSSRHRGPRSNLKKRALDQLRLVKPKHVGGSTGDCPEQLLMEPCSEPERSLKPYSLVRPLLVSALRPVVLLPECLAPRLIRNLLDLPSSRLDFQVCPAESLSGEEQCSSSAPGAPKAQPAAPGLGSRIRTIQESVGKKHCLLELGAQGVRELVQNEIYPIVIHVEVTEKNVRDVRGLLGRPGTRDSELLRQCRSSEQALWELPCSWVRVPAHAWGHSEELAKVVRGRILQEQARLVWVEQGSGSSICGSSEA, encoded by the exons ATGCCGGGCGGGGCCGAGGCTGGCGAGGCGGAGGACGAGGCCGGGGCCGGCTCGGGGTCCGAGGCGGAGGAGGACGCTCTGTGGGAGCGGATCGAGGGCGTCCGGCACCGGCTGACCCGCGCCCTCAACCCGGCCAAGCTGACGCCGTATCTGCGCCAGTGCCGGGTCATCGACGAGCAGGACGAGGAGGAGGTGCTGAGCACCTACCGCTTCCCGTGCCGCGTCAACCGCACCG GGCGCCTGATGGACATCTTGCGCTGCCGCGGCAAGAGGGGATATGAGGCCTTTCTGGAAGCCTTGGAGTTCTACTACCCCGAGCACTTCACGCTGCTCACGGGCCAGGAACCTGCCCAGCGCTGCTCCATGATCCTCG ATGAGGAGGGGCCCGAGGGCCTGACCCAGTTCCTGATGACGGAGGTGCGACGGCTGCGGGAGGCTCGCAAGAGCCAGCTGCAGCGGGAACAGCAACTGCAGGCTCGCGGTCGGATGCTGGAGGAGGAGCGGGCCGGACTGGAGCAGCGGCTGCGGGAGCAACAGCAGGCACAGGAACGCTGCCAGCGGCTGCGGGAGGACTGGGAGGCGGGCAGCCTGGAGCTGCTGCGGCTCAAGGACGAGAACTACATGATCGCCATGCGCCTGGCACAGCTCAGCGAGGAGAAGAACTCAGCCGTGCTGCGCAGCCGGGACTTGCAGCTGGCG GTGGATCAGCTCAAGCTCAAGGTGAGCCGGCTGGAGGAGGAGTGCACCCTATTGCGGAGGGCCAGGGGGCCGCTCCCCGGGTCCGAGGACAAGGAGAAGGACAAGGAGCCAGACGGCGTGGACCTGGTCTCGGAGCTGCGCGCAGAGAACCAGCGACTGACGGCGTCGCTCCAGGAGCTCCAGGAGGGTCTGCCGCAG GAGGCCAGCAGGCTGGGGGCCCCAGGCTCGGAGCGCATCCTCCTAGACATCCTGGAACATGACTGGCGGGAGGCACAGGACAGCAGGCAGGAGCTGTGTCAGAAGCTGCACGCCGTACAGGGGGAGCTGCAGTGGGCCGAGGAGCTGCGGGACAAG TACTTGCAGGAGATGGAGGACCTGAGGCTGAAGCACCGCGCGCTGCAGAAGGACTGTGATCTGTACAAGCACCGCATGGCCACTGTCCTGGCCCagctggaggaggtggagaaggagcgCGACCAG GCCATCCAGAGCCGTGACCGGATCCAGCTGCAGTACTCACAGAGCCTCATCGAGAAGGACCAGTACCGCAAGCAGGTGCGGGGCCTGGAGGCCGAGCGCGACGAGCTGCTGACCGCGCTCACCAGCCTGGAGGGTGCCAAGGCCCTGCTGGAGGCGCAGCTGCAGCGGGTCCAGGGGGGCTCCTGCCTCAAG GCTTGTGCCTCTTCCCATTCCCTGTGCTCCAACCTGAGCAGTACCTGGAGCCTCAGCGAGTTCCCCCCGCTGCTGGGAGGCCCGGAAGCAGCTGGGGAAGCAGCCGTCATGGGGGGATCTGAGCCCCACACCTCG GAGGAGGCCACAGATAGCGAGAAGGAGATCAATCGGCTCTCcatcctgcccttccccccgaGTGCTGGTTCCATCCTCCGCCGGCAGCGTGAGGAGGACCCCGCACCCCCTAAGAG gtccTTCAGCAGTATGTCGGACATCACAG GGAGTGTGACGCTTAAGCCCTGGTCTCCTGGTCTCTCCTCGTCCTCGTCCTCTGATAGCGTGTGGCCTTTTGGGAAGTCGGATGGCCTCCTGGCCAGAGGCTGTGGTCTGGATCTCCTCAACAG gTCTCTGGCCATCCGAGTGTCTTGCCGGAGCCCCCCGGGGGGGCCTGAGCCCCAGGACAAGGGCCCAGACGGCCTGTCATTCCTTGGGGACAGCTGGTCTGGGGCCGTGGTGCGGAGGGTGCTCTCTGGGCCAGGGTCTGCCAGGGGGGAGCCGAGAGag CCAAGGGCAGAGGCTGCTGGCCTGGAGGGGGCAGGCCTGGAAGGTGAGGCCCAGCAGAGAACCCTGCTCTGGAGCCAGGCGTCCACACTCCCCTTCCTGATGGACTTCAAGG CCTGTCAGTCCTTCCACGAGGCCCTAGATGCCTGGACAAAGGGGCTGAGCACTGAGCCCTTCTATATTCGAGCCAACCTCACCCTGCCCGAGCGTGCAGACCCTCATGCCCTGTGTGTGAAAGCCCAGGAGATCCTGCGGCTGGTGGACCCGGCATACAAGCGGCGGCAGGAGTGGTTCTGCACACGGGTCGACCCCCTTACGCTGCGGGACCTGGACCGGGGCACTGTGCCCAATTACCAGAG AGCCCAGCAGCTCCTAGAAGTTCAGGAGAAAGGGCTGTTCTCCAGCCGGCACCGAGGGCCCCGAAGTAAT CTGAAGAAGCGAGCCCTGGACCAACTCCGGCTGGTGAAGCCCAAGCACGTGGGAGGTTCTACCGGAGATTGTCCGGAGCAGCTGCTGATGGAACCCTGCTCAG AGCCAGAGCGGAGCCTCAAACCCTACAGCCTGGTGCGGCCGCTGCTGGTGTCCGCCCTGCGGCCTGTGGTGCTCTTGCCTGAGTGCCTGGCACCCCGGCTCATCCGCAACCTGCTAGACCTGCCCAGCTCCCGGCTGGACTTCCAAGTGTGCCCCGCGG AAAGCCTCTCTGGGGAGGAACAGTGCTCGTCCTCAGCACCGGGAGCCCCCAAGGCCCAGCCTGCCGCCCCTGGGCTGGGCAGCAGGATCCGCACCATCCAGGAGTCTGTCGGGAAG AAGCACTGCCTGTTGGAGCTGGGCGCACAGGGCGTGCGGGAGCTGGTCCAGAACGAGATCTACCCCATTGTCATCCACGTGGAGGTGACGGAGAAGAACGTCCGGGACGTCAG GGGTCTGCTGGGCCGGCCGGGCACCCGGGACTCGGAGCTGCTTCGGCAGTGCCGCAGCTCGGAGCAGGCGCTCTGGGAGCTGCCCTGCTCCTGGGTGCGGGTGCCGGCCCACGCGTGGGGCCACTCGGAGGAGCTAGCCAAGGTCGTGCGCGGCCGCATCCTGCAGGAGCAGGCCCGCCTCGTGTGGGTGGAGCAGGGCAGCGGCAGCAGCATCTGCGGGAGCAGCGAGGCCTGA
- the CARD10 gene encoding caspase recruitment domain-containing protein 10 isoform X3, protein MWGGPGSPGGRGDGGGARGAADAARLRRRSRRPSAEPGARGGGGGGVRDPEDAAMPGGAEAGEAEDEAGAGSGSEAEEDALWERIEGVRHRLTRALNPAKLTPYLRQCRVIDEQDEEEVLSTYRFPCRVNRTGRLMDILRCRGKRGYEAFLEALEFYYPEHFTLLTGQEPAQRCSMILDEEGPEGLTQFLMTEVRRLREARKSQLQREQQLQARGRMLEEERAGLEQRLREQQQAQERCQRLREDWEAGSLELLRLKDENYMIAMRLAQLSEEKNSAVLRSRDLQLAVDQLKLKVSRLEEECTLLRRARGPLPGSEDKEKDKEPDGVDLVSELRAENQRLTASLQELQEGLPQEASRLGAPGSERILLDILEHDWREAQDSRQELCQKLHAVQGELQWAEELRDKYLQEMEDLRLKHRALQKDCDLYKHRMATVLAQLEEVEKERDQAIQSRDRIQLQYSQSLIEKDQYRKQVRGLEAERDELLTALTSLEGAKALLEAQLQRVQGGSCLKACASSHSLCSNLSSTWSLSEFPPLLGGPEAAGEAAVMGGSEPHTSEEATDSEKEINRLSILPFPPSAGSILRRQREEDPAPPKRSFSSMSDITGSVTLKPWSPGLSSSSSSDSVWPFGKSDGLLARGCGLDLLNRSLAIRVSCRSPPGGPEPQDKGPDGLSFLGDSWSGAVVRRVLSGPGSARGEPREPRAEAAGLEGAGLEGEAQQRTLLWSQASTLPFLMDFKACQSFHEALDAWTKGLSTEPFYIRANLTLPERADPHALCVKAQEILRLVDPAYKRRQEWFCTRVDPLTLRDLDRGTVPNYQRAQQLLEVQEKGLFSSRHRGPRSNLKKRALDQLRLVKPKHVGGSTGDCPEQLLMEPCSEPERSLKPYSLVRPLLVSALRPVVLLPECLAPRLIRNLLDLPSSRLDFQVCPAESLSGEEQCSSSAPGAPKAQPAAPGLGSRIRTIQESVGKTRCYLGGRLGAVRHGSAGGVRSIPSMARLRSRAGT, encoded by the exons ATGTGGGGGGGCCCGGGCAGCCCCGGCGGCCgcggggacgggggcggggcccggggcgccGCGGACGCCGCCCGCCTGCGCCGGCGGAGCCGCCGCCCGAGCGCGGAGCCGGGAgcccgaggcggcggcggcggcggcgtgcGGG ACCCCGAGGACGCGGCCATGCCGGGCGGGGCCGAGGCTGGCGAGGCGGAGGACGAGGCCGGGGCCGGCTCGGGGTCCGAGGCGGAGGAGGACGCTCTGTGGGAGCGGATCGAGGGCGTCCGGCACCGGCTGACCCGCGCCCTCAACCCGGCCAAGCTGACGCCGTATCTGCGCCAGTGCCGGGTCATCGACGAGCAGGACGAGGAGGAGGTGCTGAGCACCTACCGCTTCCCGTGCCGCGTCAACCGCACCG GGCGCCTGATGGACATCTTGCGCTGCCGCGGCAAGAGGGGATATGAGGCCTTTCTGGAAGCCTTGGAGTTCTACTACCCCGAGCACTTCACGCTGCTCACGGGCCAGGAACCTGCCCAGCGCTGCTCCATGATCCTCG ATGAGGAGGGGCCCGAGGGCCTGACCCAGTTCCTGATGACGGAGGTGCGACGGCTGCGGGAGGCTCGCAAGAGCCAGCTGCAGCGGGAACAGCAACTGCAGGCTCGCGGTCGGATGCTGGAGGAGGAGCGGGCCGGACTGGAGCAGCGGCTGCGGGAGCAACAGCAGGCACAGGAACGCTGCCAGCGGCTGCGGGAGGACTGGGAGGCGGGCAGCCTGGAGCTGCTGCGGCTCAAGGACGAGAACTACATGATCGCCATGCGCCTGGCACAGCTCAGCGAGGAGAAGAACTCAGCCGTGCTGCGCAGCCGGGACTTGCAGCTGGCG GTGGATCAGCTCAAGCTCAAGGTGAGCCGGCTGGAGGAGGAGTGCACCCTATTGCGGAGGGCCAGGGGGCCGCTCCCCGGGTCCGAGGACAAGGAGAAGGACAAGGAGCCAGACGGCGTGGACCTGGTCTCGGAGCTGCGCGCAGAGAACCAGCGACTGACGGCGTCGCTCCAGGAGCTCCAGGAGGGTCTGCCGCAG GAGGCCAGCAGGCTGGGGGCCCCAGGCTCGGAGCGCATCCTCCTAGACATCCTGGAACATGACTGGCGGGAGGCACAGGACAGCAGGCAGGAGCTGTGTCAGAAGCTGCACGCCGTACAGGGGGAGCTGCAGTGGGCCGAGGAGCTGCGGGACAAG TACTTGCAGGAGATGGAGGACCTGAGGCTGAAGCACCGCGCGCTGCAGAAGGACTGTGATCTGTACAAGCACCGCATGGCCACTGTCCTGGCCCagctggaggaggtggagaaggagcgCGACCAG GCCATCCAGAGCCGTGACCGGATCCAGCTGCAGTACTCACAGAGCCTCATCGAGAAGGACCAGTACCGCAAGCAGGTGCGGGGCCTGGAGGCCGAGCGCGACGAGCTGCTGACCGCGCTCACCAGCCTGGAGGGTGCCAAGGCCCTGCTGGAGGCGCAGCTGCAGCGGGTCCAGGGGGGCTCCTGCCTCAAG GCTTGTGCCTCTTCCCATTCCCTGTGCTCCAACCTGAGCAGTACCTGGAGCCTCAGCGAGTTCCCCCCGCTGCTGGGAGGCCCGGAAGCAGCTGGGGAAGCAGCCGTCATGGGGGGATCTGAGCCCCACACCTCG GAGGAGGCCACAGATAGCGAGAAGGAGATCAATCGGCTCTCcatcctgcccttccccccgaGTGCTGGTTCCATCCTCCGCCGGCAGCGTGAGGAGGACCCCGCACCCCCTAAGAG gtccTTCAGCAGTATGTCGGACATCACAG GGAGTGTGACGCTTAAGCCCTGGTCTCCTGGTCTCTCCTCGTCCTCGTCCTCTGATAGCGTGTGGCCTTTTGGGAAGTCGGATGGCCTCCTGGCCAGAGGCTGTGGTCTGGATCTCCTCAACAG gTCTCTGGCCATCCGAGTGTCTTGCCGGAGCCCCCCGGGGGGGCCTGAGCCCCAGGACAAGGGCCCAGACGGCCTGTCATTCCTTGGGGACAGCTGGTCTGGGGCCGTGGTGCGGAGGGTGCTCTCTGGGCCAGGGTCTGCCAGGGGGGAGCCGAGAGag CCAAGGGCAGAGGCTGCTGGCCTGGAGGGGGCAGGCCTGGAAGGTGAGGCCCAGCAGAGAACCCTGCTCTGGAGCCAGGCGTCCACACTCCCCTTCCTGATGGACTTCAAGG CCTGTCAGTCCTTCCACGAGGCCCTAGATGCCTGGACAAAGGGGCTGAGCACTGAGCCCTTCTATATTCGAGCCAACCTCACCCTGCCCGAGCGTGCAGACCCTCATGCCCTGTGTGTGAAAGCCCAGGAGATCCTGCGGCTGGTGGACCCGGCATACAAGCGGCGGCAGGAGTGGTTCTGCACACGGGTCGACCCCCTTACGCTGCGGGACCTGGACCGGGGCACTGTGCCCAATTACCAGAG AGCCCAGCAGCTCCTAGAAGTTCAGGAGAAAGGGCTGTTCTCCAGCCGGCACCGAGGGCCCCGAAGTAAT CTGAAGAAGCGAGCCCTGGACCAACTCCGGCTGGTGAAGCCCAAGCACGTGGGAGGTTCTACCGGAGATTGTCCGGAGCAGCTGCTGATGGAACCCTGCTCAG AGCCAGAGCGGAGCCTCAAACCCTACAGCCTGGTGCGGCCGCTGCTGGTGTCCGCCCTGCGGCCTGTGGTGCTCTTGCCTGAGTGCCTGGCACCCCGGCTCATCCGCAACCTGCTAGACCTGCCCAGCTCCCGGCTGGACTTCCAAGTGTGCCCCGCGG AAAGCCTCTCTGGGGAGGAACAGTGCTCGTCCTCAGCACCGGGAGCCCCCAAGGCCCAGCCTGCCGCCCCTGGGCTGGGCAGCAGGATCCGCACCATCCAGGAGTCTGTCGGGAAG ACTCGCTGCTACCTTGGGGGCCGGCTGGGGGCTGTCAGACATGGGAGCGCCGGTGGGGTCCGCTCCATCCCGTCGATGGCGAGGCTGAGGTCCAGAGCGGGCACGTGA